A stretch of DNA from Campylobacter sp. MG1:
TTTCGCCACTTTTAATCTGTTCTAAATCTCCAATTGCCTCCGCTAAGGTTACAATTTTTTTATTATTGTCTTTACCGTGTGTTTCGGTTGGAAAATTGAAGTTTATGTTGTTTTTTACTCCTACCAAGATAACCCTTTCTCTATTTTGTGGAACTCCAAAATTTACTGCATTTAAAATTTTATAAGAAAGCTTATACCCTAATTCTTGAAAAGTTGTTTTAATATTGTTAAACACATTACCATTGTCCATGCTTAAAACTCCACAAACATTTTCAAACATAAACAGTTTAGGTTTTAATATGTTAATAACTCTTGCATATTCTAAAAATAATTTAGCTCTATCATCATTTTGTCTTTTTCCCAATGTTGAATAGCTTTGACAAGGAGGACCACCTATAATTACATCAACATTGCAATCAAAATAATTTTTGAATACATCTTTATTTAAATTTTTAATATCTGCTTGTAGTGTATTTATTTTTGGGTGATTTAACTTATATGCTTTAACCATATCTAATTCTATATCGTTAGCTAACAGTATTTTAAATTTATTATTCTTCGCAAAACCATAGCTTAACCCACCAATACCAGAAAATAATTCTACTACTGTTATTTGTTGCATTCTTAATCCTATGATAAATAATATTGTGATATTATAAATTAAAAAACTTAAAAAATAGTAAATTTATACTATAAATTATAAATTAATTAGTACAGGTGTCTTAATGAGTGCTAGAAATAAATTAAATGAAGTAAAAAAGGTATACAACATTAGCAATGATTTAGAATTGTCAAAGTTTTTAAAAACCAACAAACACAACATTGATAGTTGGGTTAAACGCAATAAAATTCCAAATTCTTGGTTAAATTATATAGAACTTCTTTTACAAAAAAGAGAAAATGCAGTTAATATGACACATTCTATAGAGATTGATGAAATTGTTTTATTATTAAAAACATATGGAACTCCTAAAATATTACAGGAACTTAAAAATAAATTGTTGACTATTAAAAACATAGATGATAAAACTATTTAATCTATAGATTTAGTCTTGATATGGGCAAAATTTCACTTGTTTTTATGATTTTTTAGATATTTTCGTGCAAGATTTAAACAAGCAAAAAGTGCTATTATCAAATGGCGTAGAGCTAATTAAAGATAACAAATTTAATCCTTTTAGCTTTAATGATGATTTAGCTAAGCAAATGATAAATGCTTGTTTAGATGAGCATTTTAAGTTAGAGCGAGAATTTTTAAATCAAAAGATAAAATTAAAGCCTTTAAGCTTATTTTTTATAGATGATATAAATTCTTATCGTGGAGAAAACGCAAGGCTAAAAGAATATTTTGAAAAGGCATTAAAAAGCAAACTAGAAGAAGAATTAAAGCTTAGCACAGGATTTTATAAAGAATATTTACAAAAATCTTTAAACGATATTAGCCTTACTCACGGCGGTTATTTTTCAAAAGATAATAGTGATAAAGATGATAAAATAGAGCAAGAAATCAATGAGATTTTGCACGATAAAATGAGCCTACTTAGTCTTAATAATACTAGAAGATTTATATTTTCAAAATGGACGCTTAAAGAAGGTTGGGATAATCCAAATGTATTTAATATTTGCAAACTTAGAAGTAGCGGAAGTGAGATAAGTAAGCTTCAAGAAGTTGGGCGTGGGCTTAGGCTTCCTGTTGATGAATACGGCAATAGAATTACTAATAAAGAGCATTATTTAAATTATTTCGTAGATGCTAGTGAGAGTGATTTTACTCAAAAACTTATAAACGAAATTGAGATAAGTGATGAGTGTTTTGATATAAAAATAGATGATTTATTAGATGAGAAAATTTATAAAATAATTTTAAGTGAATATGATTTAGATGAAGATTTGATTTATGATGAGCTTTTAGAATGCGGTGCTATAAACAAGCGAAGTAAGATAATAAATGTAGATATTTTAAAAGCAAAATATCCAAAAGCATTTAGCAAAAATAACATTAAAAAAGGTAAGATTAAAAACTCTAATGAATTAGAAAATAAAGTAAAAATCAAAACTAATTTATATCCACAAATCAAGGCTTTATGGGAAGAAATAAACAAAAAAGTATTTTTAAAATACGATGCCATTGAAAATGTGTTTTTAGCTAATTTTAAAGAGTTTTTAAAAGAATTTAAAGCAAAAGATAATTCAAGTTATATAAAAATTACACAATTAAGCGTAAATAATAATCAATTAAAAAGCCAAAAAGATATTTTAAATAATAAAATAAATATAAAAACTCTAAATTATGGAGAGTTTTTGCTAGGACTTAGCACAAAATTAGGTCTTAATCTAAACACTTTACATAAAGCCTTTTATGAGTTAATGAAAGATGGTTTATTTAACATAAATGATTATTTAAATGAGCCTAGTTTGAATGCTATTTGTAAGGAATTTAATTTTTATCTTTTAAGTAATTCTAATAGGCTTTTTAGCATATCTTACGAAGAGTTTTCACACCACATTCATCCTACCAAAATCACTAATGAAAAAGGTGAAATATTAAATGAAATAAATGCTAGTGATATAGGTGTTTTAGGCGGAGATGAATTAGCAAATAATACCTTTTTATACGAGCAGATTTTTTATGATAGTAAAATTGAGCAAGAGATAATAAAAGAAGATATAAAAAACATACAAGTCTTTATGAAAATACCTAAAAACTCATTAAAAATCCCTGTAGTGGGTGGATTTAGTTATTCACCTGATTTTGCTTATGTATTAAAAGATGATAAAGAAAATATCCATTATTTTGTGCTTGAAAGTAAAGGCGTAGATAGTAAAATCAATCTAAGAAGTGATGAAAATGCGAAAATTACTAACGCAGAAAGTCTTTTTAAAGGTATAAATATTACTTTTGAAAAACAATTTAATAATGATAAATTAGAAGAAATTATAAATAAGGTAATTAAAAAGATTTGATATTTATAATTATTTAAGCCCTAGAAATAGGGCTATTATATAAAGAAAAGCTCTTTAGCATTATCTTGTAATATAATTTTAGCTTTATCATTAGTAACTTTTAAAAAATCATCTAAAGCTTTTTGATAATTTATTTTGCTTTCGTAATTAGTATGCGGCCAATCACTCCCATAAACAAAGCGTTTTATATCAAAAATATCGCTTAATTTATCAAATACATCTTTACTAAACGCTAAATCTTCATCTAATCTATAAAAACCACTTACTTTAAAATTAATATCTAAATTTTTATAATTATTAAACTCATCTAATAATTTAAAAGTATCTTTATTAGGTCTTGCAAGATGATCAATCATAATTTTTACATTATATTTGGCTAAATCATCAATGATAAATAATAATTTATCTAATTCTTTATGTAATTCTATGTGAAGATTAAATTCTTTAATATACTCTAAAGCTTCTTTATAATCATCAAAATTAGGCTTATCTTTTCCTATTAGATTAAGCCTTAATCCACAGACATTTTTTTCTTTTAAATCACTAATATTATTAGGGTCAATTACCACAATTCCCCTTAAATTAGAATGCTCTTTTAAAGCTTGTAATAAATATGAATTATCAAAACCTAAAAAACTAGGCTGAACTAAAACACCATAAGAAAAATTAAATTCCTTTAAATTAGCCAAATATTGTTCGCAACTTGCATCATAATTTGGCACATATCTAACTACATTAGCCGAACTTATATTTGCTCTAAAAATGTGAGCGTGAGTATCTATATACATAACCTTTCCTTAAAAAATATTCATAACAATAATTCCAGCAATTAATGCTGCTATAAAACCTATAGGAATTGCTCTTACAAGTAAGCCTTTAAATAAACTATCCTTATGCTCGTTTGCAATCGCTCCTAAAACCAATGAACCCCCAGAGCTAAATGGAGAAATAGCACTAGCTTGTGCTCCAATTACTATGCAAGTAAATAACACAACTTCACTAAAACCACTTGCATTGCTTAATGTAGGCACAAGTGGGAAAAGTGCAGGAGTAACCACTCCTAAAGTGCTAGAAAATAGCGACATAATAGCTGCAATTATCATCATCATAATAGGGACAATTATTTTTGGCACATTGCTTTCTACAAAGCCTGATAATTGATTAATCACACCTGCTTTAGTAGCAATGCTAACAAGTATCCCAACTCCGCAAATCATAATCAAAGTCCCCCAAGGAATAAGTGCTATAACTTGCTTTTCATCTCCTAATTTTAAAAGCAATGATATAGCTACAAAAACAATAGCTATTAATCCTATATCTATTTTAGAATTTATAAAAGTTATAGTTTTTTCATTAGGAAATGCAATGTGTAATAAAGGAAATGCTAATACAAAAACCATCATAAGTGCCATTAAAATTAGTGTGGTTTTTTGTTTATCATTAAAAGTAATTTTTTCGCTTAATAATTCTATTTTTATATTAGATTTTTTTGCTTTAAATACAAAAAGACTGATTACAAAAATAGGCAAAATAAAAGTAAATAAAAATATCACAAAAGCATTAGAAAATGCAATATCAGGATTTATACTTGATTTTTCCATAAGAGAGCGAAATATTATTCCACTTTGAGAAGTTGGGAAATTTGCCCCGCCTAAAGCACCATAATTAATAGCCATAGCTCCACCAACTCTATCAAGACCTGTTTTTTCACAGAGTAAAAAAGTAATTGGAGCCATAAAGGCTAAAACACTATAAAATCCAGCTCCCATTGCAGCAATTAAAGCCGATACTAAAAATATAGCATAAGGTAAAAAATATGGATAATTTTCAAATTTTTTAATCAAAAATGCAGCTAGTTTTTCTAATGTCCCATTAACACTTGCAAAATTATAAAATAACGAAACCGCAAAAATAACAAAAAATATAGAAACAGGCCAATAAGAAATAATTTCTTTAGGCTTTAAATCCATAAAAAACGCACCAATAATATAGGCAAATATAATTGCAAAAAATCCTATATTTAAGCGAGTTTTATAGCCAATTAGAATTGATAAAATAATGGCTAAGATAATAAAACTTGTAAGCATATTAATCCTTTAATTTTCTATAAAAGCTTGATAAAATTCCACCGCTAATATTATGCCATACACTAAATAAAGCGGCAGGAACAGCAGCTAGTGGGTAATTTGCAAAATGTATGCTAGCAAGGGCAGTAGCTAAACCTGAATTTTGCATTCCTACTTCTATTGATATAGTTTTTGTTTTTGCTAAATTTAATTTGAAAATTTTACCTATTAAATACCCTAAGATATAGCCTAAAATATTATGCAATATAACAACTATTAAAATAATCCCTAAATTTGCTAAAATTTTACTAGCATTAGCACCGACTACACTCATTACGATAGCGATTATTCCAAGAGTTGAAATTAGTGGCAAAATATCATTTAAAGCCTTAGTAATTTTTGGGAAAAATTTATGCATTAATATTCCTAAAATTATAGGAATTATAACGACATTTATAATGCTAATAAACATATTAAAAGCATTTATATCAACACTTTTTCCTACTAATAAATATGTAAGAAACGGAGTTATTATAGGTGCTAATAATGTAGTGCAACTCGTAATACTTAAAGATAATGGGACATCAGCCTTGCTAAGATAAGAAATGACATTAGAACTAGTTCCACCTGGACATGCTCCAACTAATGCAACACCTATAGCTAAGGCAATATCTAGTTTAAAAAAATATATTAAAAGATATGCAATAAATGGCATTATACAAAATTGAGCTAATATTCCTAAAATAACATCTTTGGGTCTTAAGAAAATTTCTTTAAAATCACTAGCCTTAACGCAAAGACCCATTCCAAACATAATAATTCCTAAAATATAGGTAACATAACTTGTCTTAATAATATTGCTAATATTAGGATATATTATGGCGAAAATAGTTGCAATTAGCACAAATAACGCTAAAAATTTTGATACAAAATCACTAATAAATTTCATAATTACTCCTTTAAAATAAAAACGTTACTTTATTTAAGATTTCTTTTATTTTGTTTAAGATTAATCTAAATTTGATTAGTTTTTATTAGTTATTATTATAAAAAAGGTGGTAATTATGAAAAAACTTGTTGTTATTGATACTTTAAATTTGTTATTTAGGTCATATTATGCTATGAGAAATTTAAGAAGCAATAAGGAGGAAACTCCTATAGGTATGATTTTCGGACTTTTAAATTTTATGCTTAAATTAAAAGAAGAAATAGAGTGTGATTATGTAATTTTTGCACTTGATAGTTCTGGTGGGTCGTTTAGAAAAGAATTTTTAGAAGATTATAAAGCTAATAGAAAAGATTTAGAAGAAGATTTAAAAAATCAAATTCCTGTTTGTATAGAAATGATAAAAAAAGCTGGATTTTTGACAATAGAAAAAGAAAAATTTGAAGCTGATGATATTATTGCAAGTGTCGCAAAATTAGCTAGAAAAAATGAAATTTTTACAAGTATTTATTCAACTGATAAAGACCTTTATCAATTAATTGAAGATGGATTTATAGAATTAGTTGGTAAAAATTATGAAGTAATTAATCAAGCATCGTGTAATGAAAAATTTGGAATCAACCCAAATCAAATGGTAGATTATTTAGCATTAGTTGGTGATAGTGCTGATAATTTTAAGGGTGTTCCTGGTATTGGTCCTGTTGCTGCTAGAAAACTTTTAAAAGAATATGAAAGTCTTGAAAATATTTATAAAAATTTAAATGTAATTGGCAATAAAAGTGCTAAAAATAAATTAAATGAGTATAGAGAAGATGCAAAATTATCATTAAAATTAGCAAAATTAGTTGATGATATAGATTTAGGTGATATTTTTAATCTATCATTAAAACCTAGTAATAATTTTTTTGCAAATTTAATAGACGATTTAGAAAAATATGAATTATATAAATTTTTAAAAATTGCTAAAAATACAGATGAAATCACAGACAAAAAAGATAAAGATATAAATTTAAATTATGAATGTGTATTATTAAATGATGAAAATGAATTATTAAAAATTGTCAAAAATTTAAATTCTATTAATATTGGTTTTGATACCGAAACTACTGGGTTAGATTATAATGATGAGGTGGTTGGTTTTTCGTTTTGTAAGGAAAATATTAGCTATTATGTCCCTATTTTGCATAAGAATACAAAAAATATAAGTAAGGATATAGCAATACAAGCTATAAATGAAATTTTTAAAAATCCTATTATAGGTCATAATTTGAAATTTGATTTTAAAATGCTAAAAACAAATTATGGTATAGATTATCCAAAAGTTTATATGGATAGTATGATATGTGCTTGGCTACTTAATCCTAGTGATAAATTTTCACTTGATTATTTAGCTGATAAATATTTAAATTACACTTGCACTAATTATGATGATATTGTAGAAAAAAATCAAAAATTTTGTGATATAGATATTGATATAGCTTATAAATATGGTGCTCAAGATGCTTTTATTACTAAGGCTATTTTTGAATATATTATGAATAATTTAGATTATGAACGCAAAGAATGTATAAAAAATGAAATGGAATTTATAAAAGTTTTAGTTCAGATGGAAAATAATGGAATTTGTTTAGATAAATTTAAACTTATAAAATTGAAAGATATTTTAGAATTAGAATTAAAAGATTTAGAAAAAGAAATTTTTAATATAGCTGGAGTTAATTTTAATTTAAATTCTCCAAAACAATTAAAAGAAATTTTATATGATAAATTATCTTTACCTGATAATAATAAGGGTTCTACAAATGAAGCGACATTAGTAAAAATAGACCATCCTATAACAAATTTAATTTTAGAATATAGAAATGCTATGAAGGTTTTAAGCACTTATGTTTTACCACTTTTAGATTTTAATAAAAATGATGAAGAAATTTATGTAGTTCGTTCAAATTTTTTACAAACAGGCACATCTACTGGTAGGCTTAGTTCAAATAATCCAAATTTACAAAATATTCCTGCAAGGGGTAAATATTCAAAACCATTAAAAGAGGCTTTTGTTTCAAAAAAAGGCTATTCTTTTATTAGCCTTGATTATTCTCAAATAGAACTTAGAATGCTAGCTCATTTTAGCAAAGATGAAAATTTATTGAAAGCTTTTTTAAATGATGAAGATATACATACAAGAACAGCTAGTGAGATTTTTGGTGAAGTAGATAGTATAAAAAGAGCTTATGCAAAAAGTATAAATTTTGGTTTAATATATGGAATGGGTGCTAAAAGACTTAGTGAAGAATTAAAAATATCATATAGTGATGCTAGTGAGTATATTAAAAAATATTTTGAATCATTCCCTACAATTAAACAATATTTTGAAGATACTAGAAAACATGCTAAAGATGTTGGTTTTATTACTACACTTTTAAGGCGAAAAAGATTTTTTTCATACACTAATGATATTCGTATTAATAATTCAAACGATAGAGAATGTATTAATAGTATTTTACAGGGTTCAGCTGCTGATTTGATTAAAGTTGCTATGATAAAAATCATACCTTATTTAAATGATAATGCTAGATTGATATTGCAAATTCATGATGAGTTAGTATTTGAGGTAAATGATGAATATATTAATGAATTTAGTAAAATAGCAAGAAATATAATGGAAAATGCCTACCCATTGAGAGTAAAAATAAAAACTAGTTTAAGTGTTGGTAAGAATTTAGCAGAACTAAAATAAGTTAGAAATCTAACTTATTTTTTATTTTTACTTTCAGTATGGTTATTATTTAGAAGTGAGCAAATTCTAATACCGTTTAAGAAAATTATCCAAGAAAAATAAAGCCATATAAAGAAAAATAAAACAGCAGAAAAGCTACCATAAATACTAGCATATACTTTATTTAACGATATATAAAATACAAAAAGATTTTTAAAAATACTCCA
This window harbors:
- a CDS encoding SLC13 family permease, with amino-acid sequence MLTSFIILAIILSILIGYKTRLNIGFFAIIFAYIIGAFFMDLKPKEIISYWPVSIFFVIFAVSLFYNFASVNGTLEKLAAFLIKKFENYPYFLPYAIFLVSALIAAMGAGFYSVLAFMAPITFLLCEKTGLDRVGGAMAINYGALGGANFPTSQSGIIFRSLMEKSSINPDIAFSNAFVIFLFTFILPIFVISLFVFKAKKSNIKIELLSEKITFNDKQKTTLILMALMMVFVLAFPLLHIAFPNEKTITFINSKIDIGLIAIVFVAISLLLKLGDEKQVIALIPWGTLIMICGVGILVSIATKAGVINQLSGFVESNVPKIIVPIMMMIIAAIMSLFSSTLGVVTPALFPLVPTLSNASGFSEVVLFTCIVIGAQASAISPFSSGGSLVLGAIANEHKDSLFKGLLVRAIPIGFIAALIAGIIVMNIF
- the polA gene encoding DNA polymerase I, giving the protein MKKLVVIDTLNLLFRSYYAMRNLRSNKEETPIGMIFGLLNFMLKLKEEIECDYVIFALDSSGGSFRKEFLEDYKANRKDLEEDLKNQIPVCIEMIKKAGFLTIEKEKFEADDIIASVAKLARKNEIFTSIYSTDKDLYQLIEDGFIELVGKNYEVINQASCNEKFGINPNQMVDYLALVGDSADNFKGVPGIGPVAARKLLKEYESLENIYKNLNVIGNKSAKNKLNEYREDAKLSLKLAKLVDDIDLGDIFNLSLKPSNNFFANLIDDLEKYELYKFLKIAKNTDEITDKKDKDINLNYECVLLNDENELLKIVKNLNSINIGFDTETTGLDYNDEVVGFSFCKENISYYVPILHKNTKNISKDIAIQAINEIFKNPIIGHNLKFDFKMLKTNYGIDYPKVYMDSMICAWLLNPSDKFSLDYLADKYLNYTCTNYDDIVEKNQKFCDIDIDIAYKYGAQDAFITKAIFEYIMNNLDYERKECIKNEMEFIKVLVQMENNGICLDKFKLIKLKDILELELKDLEKEIFNIAGVNFNLNSPKQLKEILYDKLSLPDNNKGSTNEATLVKIDHPITNLILEYRNAMKVLSTYVLPLLDFNKNDEEIYVVRSNFLQTGTSTGRLSSNNPNLQNIPARGKYSKPLKEAFVSKKGYSFISLDYSQIELRMLAHFSKDENLLKAFLNDEDIHTRTASEIFGEVDSIKRAYAKSINFGLIYGMGAKRLSEELKISYSDASEYIKKYFESFPTIKQYFEDTRKHAKDVGFITTLLRRKRFFSYTNDIRINNSNDRECINSILQGSAADLIKVAMIKIIPYLNDNARLILQIHDELVFEVNDEYINEFSKIARNIMENAYPLRVKIKTSLSVGKNLAELK
- a CDS encoding bile acid:sodium symporter family protein; protein product: MKFISDFVSKFLALFVLIATIFAIIYPNISNIIKTSYVTYILGIIMFGMGLCVKASDFKEIFLRPKDVILGILAQFCIMPFIAYLLIYFFKLDIALAIGVALVGACPGGTSSNVISYLSKADVPLSLSITSCTTLLAPIITPFLTYLLVGKSVDINAFNMFISIINVVIIPIILGILMHKFFPKITKALNDILPLISTLGIIAIVMSVVGANASKILANLGIILIVVILHNILGYILGYLIGKIFKLNLAKTKTISIEVGMQNSGLATALASIHFANYPLAAVPAALFSVWHNISGGILSSFYRKLKD
- a CDS encoding amidohydrolase family protein codes for the protein MYIDTHAHIFRANISSANVVRYVPNYDASCEQYLANLKEFNFSYGVLVQPSFLGFDNSYLLQALKEHSNLRGIVVIDPNNISDLKEKNVCGLRLNLIGKDKPNFDDYKEALEYIKEFNLHIELHKELDKLLFIIDDLAKYNVKIMIDHLARPNKDTFKLLDEFNNYKNLDINFKVSGFYRLDEDLAFSKDVFDKLSDIFDIKRFVYGSDWPHTNYESKINYQKALDDFLKVTNDKAKIILQDNAKELFFI
- a CDS encoding type III restriction-modification system endonuclease → MFVQDLNKQKVLLSNGVELIKDNKFNPFSFNDDLAKQMINACLDEHFKLEREFLNQKIKLKPLSLFFIDDINSYRGENARLKEYFEKALKSKLEEELKLSTGFYKEYLQKSLNDISLTHGGYFSKDNSDKDDKIEQEINEILHDKMSLLSLNNTRRFIFSKWTLKEGWDNPNVFNICKLRSSGSEISKLQEVGRGLRLPVDEYGNRITNKEHYLNYFVDASESDFTQKLINEIEISDECFDIKIDDLLDEKIYKIILSEYDLDEDLIYDELLECGAINKRSKIINVDILKAKYPKAFSKNNIKKGKIKNSNELENKVKIKTNLYPQIKALWEEINKKVFLKYDAIENVFLANFKEFLKEFKAKDNSSYIKITQLSVNNNQLKSQKDILNNKINIKTLNYGEFLLGLSTKLGLNLNTLHKAFYELMKDGLFNINDYLNEPSLNAICKEFNFYLLSNSNRLFSISYEEFSHHIHPTKITNEKGEILNEINASDIGVLGGDELANNTFLYEQIFYDSKIEQEIIKEDIKNIQVFMKIPKNSLKIPVVGGFSYSPDFAYVLKDDKENIHYFVLESKGVDSKINLRSDENAKITNAESLFKGINITFEKQFNNDKLEEIINKVIKKI
- a CDS encoding DNA cytosine methyltransferase — encoded protein: MQQITVVELFSGIGGLSYGFAKNNKFKILLANDIELDMVKAYKLNHPKINTLQADIKNLNKDVFKNYFDCNVDVIIGGPPCQSYSTLGKRQNDDRAKLFLEYARVINILKPKLFMFENVCGVLSMDNGNVFNNIKTTFQELGYKLSYKILNAVNFGVPQNRERVILVGVKNNINFNFPTETHGKDNNKKIVTLAEAIGDLEQIKSGETGLKFIKKADNEFLNFVRTTNVLTEHKSPLNNKKLIEIMQTLKDGEDKNSLPEHLKPSSGYNNTYAKLWWDKPSTTITRNFACPSSSRCIHPRDSRALSIREGARLQSFPDDYKFYGSDGTKRLQIGNAVPPLLSIALAREVEKAFQFYHTYDETELNFDAIEQNQKVD